A part of Vigna unguiculata cultivar IT97K-499-35 unplaced genomic scaffold, ASM411807v1 contig_193, whole genome shotgun sequence genomic DNA contains:
- the LOC114171296 gene encoding uncharacterized protein LOC114171296, producing MDPDEFVSIYTNQVGLYSTDDAVLCKSFSVALRGSALEWFMSLPRYTIDSFTTLTTTFTTQFDTSRRHDLTTIALLNLRQEEGEPLRVFIDRFGAIAMKIKDLTPNLILMYMMTSLRPGPFADELAMRPPISMQELRKRAAMFIRVEDMRRYQSNAQTPSAQTNIMRPNKERPRPPPPPPPPREQNRPMERRPAKFSNYAPLNAPRSRILDEVLQAELIPPHRKYQNPPNVDLSKYCHYHHNNDHTTDECDTLRDKIEELVRAGHLKHYIRETGEGPPRPRYERNDNRRVEQRTDQRTERREPRREPARTQHTEQRAPAQPQPRRTDDRPPLRGTIKTISGGFTGGGRSSSSRKRHL from the coding sequence ATGGACCCAGACGAATTCGTATCTATTTACACCAACCAGGTGGGGTTATATTCCACGGACGACGCCGTCCTATGTAAGTCGTTTTCGGTGGCCCTCAGAGGGTCGGCTTTAGAGTGGTTCATGAGCCTTCCTCGCTACACCATTGACTCCTTCACCACGCTTACCACCACCTTCACCACCCAGTTCGACACGAGTCGTCGCCACGACCTCACCACAATTGCCCTCCTCAATCTCAGGCAGGAGGAGGGAGAACCTCTCCGAGTTTTTATCGACAGATTTGGCGCCATAGCCATGAAAATCAAGGACCTCACCCCCAATCTCATATTGATGTACATGATGACCTCCCTCCGGCCAGGACCCTTTGCTGATGAGTTAGCAATGCGTCCCCCCATAAGCATGCAGGAGCTTAGGAAAAGAGCGGCCATGTTTATCAGAGTTGAGGACATGAGGCGATACCAAAGTAACGCTCAGACCCCCTCAGCACAAACCAACATCATGAGGCCTAATAAAGAGCGTCCgcgccccccccccccccccccccccccgcgTGAACAGAACCGTCCGATGGAGCGAAGACCCGCTAAGTTCTCCAACTACGCTCCCTTGAACGCACCCAGATCTCGCATACTAGACGAAGTCCTGCAGGCAGAACTCATCCCCCCGCATAGGAAGTACCAAAACCCACCTAATGTGGACCTGAGCAAGTACTGCCATTACCATCACAACAACGACCATACGACTGATGAATGCGATACACTGCGGGACAAGATAGAAGAACTCGTGCGGGCTGGACATCTCAAACATTACATAAGAGAAACCGGGGAAGGCCCACCCAGACCTCGTTATGAGAGAAATGACAATAGGCGAGTCGAGCAACGAACGGACCAGCGAACTGAGCGCAGAGAGCCAAGAAGAGAACCCGCAAGAACCCAACATACAGAACAAAGAGCGCCAGCTCAACCACAACCCAGACGAACCGACGATAGACCACCCCTACGCGGAACAATCAAAACCATATCTGGAGGATTTACCGGAGGAGGGAGGTCATCCTCCTCCAGGAAAAGGCACCTATGA